GATTCTAGAAACGTAGGATCTTGATATACCTAATTCTTGTGCTACTTCACGTTGGGTTTTCTCTACACCATTTTTTAGACCATAGCGCATTTCTAAAACCATTTGGTCCCTTGCTTTCAAAACCTCTTTCATCTTTTCGTAAAGCTGTCTTATTTTCATCTTTATATCCACTTGATCTAATACAGATTCATTATCATATTTAAGAATATCATTTAAAGTAATGGCATTTGCTTCTTTATCAATACCTATTGGTTCCTGTAAAGAGACTTCGTTTTTTTGCTTCTTATCACTTCTTAGCATCATTAAAAGTTCATTTGCTATCCACACCAAAAGACGTCATTTAATTCCACTATAACCCTTACCCCTTATATGGCATCGGTTTTGTTAGAAGATGTTGGCACAATTGCATAGTACCACATTAGAAGCTACTATAAATGTCTTAACATACACTAATCAACATCCCACATAGGTCATCATGTTTAAGGTTAAGCTAATTCTCTACCTTATTCTGAAACTAATTGAAGAAACCTTTCCGCCTTCAAATGTAAAGTATATTCTTCTAACATCAGCACTAGTCTTGCAAGTAAACCATTCATCCTCATTCATCTCTCCTATATCACCATAAGCTTGGCGGACTTCTTCTTTTGA
This region of Vallitalea okinawensis genomic DNA includes:
- a CDS encoding sigma factor-like helix-turn-helix DNA-binding protein; this translates as MWIANELLMMLRSDKKQKNEVSLQEPIGIDKEANAITLNDILKYDNESVLDQVDIKMKIRQLYEKMKEVLKARDQMVLEMRYGLKNGVEKTQREVAQELGISRSYVSRI